The following proteins come from a genomic window of Streptomyces sp. NBC_00539:
- a CDS encoding succinate dehydrogenase/fumarate reductase iron-sulfur subunit yields the protein MKLTLRVWRQRNPESPGAMASYEVEGISKDMSFLEMLDTLNEDLILRGEDPVAFDHDCREGICGACSLVINGDAHGPERTTTCQLHMRAFTDGDTIDIEPWRASAFPVVKDLVVDRSAFDRIIQAGGYITAPTGSAPEAHANAVPKADADYAFEHAECIGCGACVAACPNGSAMLFTSAKVNHLNVLPQGSPERETRVLDMVARMDDEGFGGCTLTGECATACPKGIPLPSIAAMNKEWLRAVRKA from the coding sequence ATGAAGCTCACCCTGCGCGTCTGGCGCCAGCGCAACCCCGAATCCCCCGGCGCCATGGCCTCCTACGAGGTCGAAGGCATCTCGAAGGACATGTCCTTCCTGGAGATGCTCGACACCCTCAACGAGGACCTCATCCTGCGCGGTGAGGACCCCGTCGCCTTCGACCACGACTGCCGCGAAGGCATCTGCGGCGCCTGCAGCCTCGTCATCAACGGCGACGCCCACGGCCCCGAGCGGACCACCACCTGCCAGCTCCACATGCGGGCCTTCACCGACGGCGACACCATCGACATCGAACCGTGGCGGGCCTCGGCCTTCCCGGTGGTCAAGGACCTCGTCGTCGACCGGAGCGCCTTCGACCGGATCATCCAGGCCGGCGGATACATCACCGCCCCCACCGGTTCCGCGCCGGAGGCGCACGCCAACGCCGTGCCCAAGGCGGACGCCGACTACGCCTTCGAACACGCCGAGTGCATAGGCTGCGGCGCCTGCGTGGCGGCCTGCCCCAACGGCTCCGCGATGCTGTTCACCTCCGCCAAGGTCAACCACCTGAACGTGCTGCCGCAGGGTTCGCCCGAGCGGGAGACCCGCGTACTGGACATGGTGGCCCGGATGGACGACGAAGGCTTCGGCGGCTGCACCCTCACCGGCGAATGCGCCACCGCCTGCCCCAAGGGCATCCCGCTGCCGTCGATCGCCGCGATGAACAAGGAGTGGCTCCGGGCGGTCCGCAAGGCGTAA